Part of the Methanococcus voltae genome is shown below.
ATATCTTTCATATTTTTTAGAATTATTATTTTTATCATTTGACATAAAATCACTTATGAATTATTTTAAATTATTTTAAATTATTTTAAATATTCTAAAATTATTTTAAATATTTTAATATTTCTTCAGAACCTTCAGTCGGCTCTACAATTCCACCATAAACTTTTTCGACGATTTCTTCAATTTTTTCAAATTTGTAGCTTTCATTGTTCTTGCAAGCTTGAATAACCATAGGACATTCTAAGAAATCCGCACTATTCACCAAGGTATTTTTTTTAATTGGAAAGAGACTTAAAAAATTTACAATATTTACATTGTTTATTTTATCAAAATCTGCCATAAAATGGTTAAATATCAAATTTTTATACCCTTCTTTTTTACAATAGTCTAATAATGTAAATAAATATCTATTACACAATCTTAAGCAAGGATTATCGTTTATGGCATTTTTTATTTCTTCAGAATCTATTTTTTCCATTTGTATGTAATTATGATTTATTTTCATATTATTATTGGTATTATTGGTATTATTATTATTATTATTATTATTATTGACATTATTATTCAAAGCATAGTTTTCAATATACTTGTTAATTTTGTTTTTACTTTTATTTGGTAATATTACAGTGTTTCCAGTATCTATTGTAGCACAATCTATGTTAAAATACTTTGAAACGTTATTTAGTCCTGCCAAATCATATTCACATTGAACGATGTATAATGATTTGTCCAAAAATCTATTTTCGCATTTTGAAAATTCTAACCCTCTTTTTTCCAAAAATTCGATAGATTCAAGTGTTTTATTATGTAATTTTTCAATATCTGAGATGTCTTCAACTCTAATTATTAAATTTTTGGATAATTCAAAAATGTTTTTATAATTATTTCCATAATTATTTTTGTTTTGAGATAACTTATATTCATTATTATCCCTATTTTCTTTATTTTTGATTTTTATTTCGTCTAATTTTCTTAATTTTCGAGAGTTATTTATTTTTCGAATAATTATTCCTTTTGCATAGTTTTTTCTAAATTTATTAATGTTTTTAGGTTCAGTTAATCCATTAATGTAAGTTTCTGATACATAATTAAGTAATTTATTATCATTAACTATTTTTTCTCTTAATTTGCCGATTACCCACCCTCCAGGTCCGATAATCCCTGATTTATCGGTTCTGGTAGATGTATACAAGTATAGTATTATTTTTTCATCGTTGTTATTAGTGCCCACTTTTTTGAATTCATAGTCTAAAATACTAAAATTTAACATTTCGAGACCAATTTCTTCCCTAATTTTAAATATTTGATTTTTTAAGAATGAAATAAAAGTTTCTCTATAAACTTCTTTTTTAGCATTTGCCATATTTTTCAAAATATATTCGGGGTAATTTTTTCCGTATTCCACAAATTCACCCTTAATTCCCTATTTTCTACATATATAATTTATTACGCATATTTCTCATTTTGTCGAGTATATATTTAATAGTAGTCTATAATTAATACATATTAATATCTTAACGTTTTAATTTTAATTTATTAACCTTAGTACCATTAATTTAATATTGGTATTATCTGCATCATCTGCATCATCTGTATTATTATTATTATTATTATTATTATTTAGTATTATTTGGTATTATTTAGTATTATTAATGTTATTATTGTCAATGAATAAGTATGTAATACGCCATTAAATTAAGATAATTATTAGTTTATTATTAGTTTAATCAATTTATTTAATTTAACCTATATCAATTTTTTTGAATTTCGCATCAACGACAATATGTGAAACTCCAGGTGAGTATTTTTTAATTCGAATTATCTCGTATTCTTCGAGTTCAAACCCGTATTTGTGTCCAATGGATTTAAGTTGTTCTACAGGTCTTGTATTCATTATTTTTTCCGGTACTGTATCGTGATAATGGATAGTTCCATTATTTGCCAATATTTGGAATGCTTTTTCTAAAAATTCACTTGTTTTAACTACATAACCCATTAAAATACGGTCTGCTTTTATGGTTTCATCAAAATCACGGTTATCAATATTAAGGGGAACGACAATATTTTCCACTTTATTCAATAGAATATTTTTACACAAATGGCGGTATGAATTGGGATTTAGCTCCAAAGCATAAATTTTTTTAGGTGCGGAGTATTTTGCAAGAGGTATTGTAAAATAACCAATGCCTGCGAACATATCCACAACTATTTCCTCTTTATTTGATTTTGTTGCAATTCTTTTCCTTTCTTCGAGATTTCCCATACTCCACATAATTTTTGAAGCATCAATACTAAATAAACACCCGTGTTCCTTGTTTATAGTTTCTGTTTCCGTACCGTACAATGTTTTTGTGGTTGGAACCCTTAAATCTCTCGTAATATGGGTTTCATATTTTAAAATTGTTTTACATTTTGTCCTTTTCACTAATTCTTTTATTTCCGTTTCGTTTAACTCATCTTTTACGATTAATATGTCCCCTATTTTTTGATATTTTAATTTTTTATGCCCATTTGTCATATTTTTACATCCGTTATTTTTACTATAAACTTTAATATACTATCATATAATAAATTAATTCATATAATAAATTATTTGATTAAATAACTTTAAATACTAATTTTTAGTACTGTTTATAATAGATTATCTAATAAATTATCGGGTATTCGCATCCTAATTCTTATTAGTATAAATTCTATCGACATATTTATTTTTATAAGTTTATAATTTTATAATTTTATAGATTTGATTAATTAAATTCAGGACTGATTACAATGGTTAACGAAAAAAATGAAACTGGAAGATTTAATAAAGAAGAAGTTTTGAAATTAGCAGAGCAAGACTTTGAAAAGGCTTGGAAAGAAACAAAAGATTTAATAAAGCCTAAAAGGATTAATAGCAGATATCCAAGATTGCAATCAACTTATGGGAAAACTCACCCTATAAATGACACCATTGAGAGCTTAAGACAAGCTTATTTAAGAATGGGTTTTGAAGAGTATATGAATCCCGTAATTGTTGATGAAAGGGATATATATAAACAATTCGGACCTGAAGCAATGGCTGTTTTAGATAGATGCTTTTATCTCGCAGGTTTACCAAGACCTGACGTAGGATTAAGCGATGAAAAAATAAAAGCCATCAAAAACTTAGGTATTGACCTCGATAAAGCTGTTAAAACCGCCGATACAAAAAGTACTAAAAATAAAAAATTAACGGGTAAAGAAGCTTTACAAAATATATTGCACGGCTACAAAAAAGGAACGCTTGA
Proteins encoded:
- the taw2 gene encoding tRNA(Phe) (4-demethylwyosine(37)-C(7)) aminocarboxypropyltransferase Taw2, which gives rise to MTNGHKKLKYQKIGDILIVKDELNETEIKELVKRTKCKTILKYETHITRDLRVPTTKTLYGTETETINKEHGCLFSIDASKIMWSMGNLEERKRIATKSNKEEIVVDMFAGIGYFTIPLAKYSAPKKIYALELNPNSYRHLCKNILLNKVENIVVPLNIDNRDFDETIKADRILMGYVVKTSEFLEKAFQILANNGTIHYHDTVPEKIMNTRPVEQLKSIGHKYGFELEEYEIIRIKKYSPGVSHIVVDAKFKKIDIG